A window of the Oncorhynchus mykiss isolate Arlee chromosome 15, USDA_OmykA_1.1, whole genome shotgun sequence genome harbors these coding sequences:
- the LOC110490794 gene encoding arg8-vasotocin receptor-like, protein MSLQLNYSGNGSSEREDAGGTDETGEHDFALIKAGVLGLIFVLATCGNLCLLHALWRKRKMNTRTQLFLLHLCFADLVVAFFQVLPQFCMEITHRFRGSDFVCRSVKYLQVVGMFASTYMIVAMTIDRYHAVCKPMVSFLKGSFKRYVAIGAAWLVSLAFSTPQLFIFSLQELEDNLYDCWATFIEPWGSKIYISWITLSVFVLPVIILLYCQIKICTGIYFNMKRKALQASTSDRRTGTKGVSSAMLKTVKMTFVIIMVYSICWSPFFVVQLWSAWSPSTAPTNGPLFVIIMLLASLNSCTNPWIYLYYS, encoded by the exons ATGAGTTTACAACTCAATTATAGTGGCAATGGCAGTTCGGAGCGGGAGGACGCGGGAGGAACTGATGAGACAGGTGAACACGACTTTGCGCTTATAAAAGCTGGGGTTTTGGGATTGATTTTTGTCTTAGCCACATGTGGGAATTTGTGCCTTCTGCATGCACTTTGGAGGAAGCGCAAGATGAATACAAGGACCCAACTGTTCCTTCTGCACCTGTGTTTTGCGGACCTAGTGGTCGCTTTCTTCCAAGTCCTACCGCAGTTCTGCATGGAGATTACGCACCGGTTCCGGGGCTCAGATTTCGTCTGTAGGTCGGTGAAATATCTTCAGGTGGTTGGGATGTTCGCCTCCACATACATGATAGTGGCCATGACCATAGATCGGTACCATGCGGTCTGCAAACCCATGGTGTCGTTCTTGAAGGGTTCTTTTAAGAGGTACGTCGCCATAGGCGCAGCGTGGCTGGTCTCTCTGGCTTTCAGCACTCCGCAACTCTTCATCTTCTCTCTCCAAGAACTAGAGGACAACCTGTATGATTGTTGGGCGACATTTATCGAACCTTGGGGTTCTAAAATATACATCAGCTGGATTACTTTATCAGTGTTTGTTCTCCCGGTTATCATCTTGCTGTACTGCCAGATTAAAATATGCACGGGGATATACTTTAACATGAAGAGAAAGGCGCTCCAGGCTTCCACGAGCGACAGGCGCACGGGCACCAAAGGGGTCTCGAGCGCGATGTTGAAGACGGTCAAAATGACATTCGTCATCATTATGGTCTACTCGATATGCTGGAGCCCCTTCTTTGTGGTCCAGTTGTGGTCTGCATGGAGTCCCAGTACAGCGCCCACAAATG gtccacTGTTTGTCATCATCATGCTGCTTGCCAGTCTAAACAGCTGTACCAACCCCTGGATCTATCTTTACTACAGCTAG